The following are from one region of the Arachis duranensis cultivar V14167 chromosome 10, aradu.V14167.gnm2.J7QH, whole genome shotgun sequence genome:
- the LOC107469994 gene encoding uncharacterized protein LOC107469994, translating to MEEQPQLEKKMVKPYTPPLPYPQRIKRELKDQQFPKFLEVFKKLEINIPLAEALEQMPLYAKFLKELINKKRSWNEKDTVILTQECSAVIQKGLPPKLKDPGSFFLSCTIGNMPIDKSLIRPSGVVENLLVEVEKFIFLADFVILDLDEERNDSIILERPFLAIARAIIDVEK from the exons ATGGAAGAGCAACCACAATTGGAAAAAAAGATGGTGAAGCCATACACCCCACCCTTGCCATaccctcaaaggatcaaaaggGAGCTTAAGGATCAACAATTTCCTAAGTTCCTAGAGGTTTTCAAGAAGCTAGAAATTAACATCCCACTTGCTGAAGCATTGGAGCAGATGCCTCTATATGCAAAATTCCtcaaggagctcatcaacaagaagagaagctggaatgAAAAAGATACTGTGATTTTGACacaagaatgcagtgcagtgaTTCAAAAAGGCCTGCCACCAAaacttaaagatcctggaagttTCTTTCTATCATGCACCATTGGTAACATGCCAATCG ATAAGTCACTTATTAGACCTAGTGGAGTGGTCGAGAATCTCCTAGTTGAGGTGGAAAAGTTCATATTTCTGGCAGACTTTGTGATTTTAGATTTAGATGAAGAAAGAAACGATTCCATCATATTGGaaagaccttttctagccatAGCAAGGGCCATAATAGATGTAGAAAAATGA